A region of Onychomys torridus chromosome 10, mOncTor1.1, whole genome shotgun sequence DNA encodes the following proteins:
- the Man2b2 gene encoding epididymis-specific alpha-mannosidase isoform X2 — protein sequence MGPLRWLPLLGQLLLLLRPPAARSAGPIQAFVVPHSHMDVGWVYTVQESMRSYAANVYTTVVAELTRGRQRRFIAVEQEFFRLWWDGVASEQQKHQVRQLLDEGRLEFVLGGQVMHDEAVTHLDDQILQLTEGHGFLYETFGIRPQFSWHVDPFGASATTPTLFALAGFNAHLISRIDYDLKDAMQEAQGLQFVWHGSPSLSEQQEIFTHIMDFYSYCSPSHIPFSNRSGFYWNGVAVFPDPPPDGVYPNMSEPVTPANIHLYAETLVTNIKQRATWFRTPHVLWPWGCDKQFFNASVQFDNMDPLLEYINNHSAQYGISVQYATLSEYFQALHAFNMTWGIRDHHDFLPYSSEPQQAWTGFYTSRSTLKGLARQASAMLYAGESMFTRYMWPEPHGTMDPTWALQQLQQLRWAVSEVQHHDAITGTESPKVSNMYTEHLRIGMLGVRKLMASIALDRSPVSGKDTGPEGYFVSVYNPLAWKVTTIITLTVAFPHVSVTDELRHPVSAQIQNSTKDPSAYDLLILTTIPGLSYRHYQVRRTRGDRAHTRELVVPTASTLKFSLKLRNQTSQEGRPLVPVTNDCYTLLFNQDTNMLHSIQERQSNHTVRMTQEFLEYQANGDVKQGPVSDNYQFAPNHTAKPAWEAVGMEMVAGPLATEIRQYFYRNITDQDYTYAIHSRLAHVHPSPTGELLCQRIEQQYRVGPLELNREAILRTSSDLDTQQVLYSDNNGYQIQQRPYKAFKSNLIARNYYPMVQSAFIEDDKSRLVLLAERAHGVSSQENGQVEVMLHRRLWNNMAWNLQYNLTLNDTSVVHPELWLLLGPKPIMSALRPRSGVALQHKPVVLFRELTDEEAPVHVFSISFPAVFFFLGMALDHRVVSSVGSTPFTSLAV from the exons ATGGGGCCGCTGCGCTGGCTGCCGCTGCTcggccagctgctgctgctgctgcggccgCCGGCGGCCCGGTCGGCCGGCCCCATCCAGGCCTTCGTGGTGCCCCACAGCCATATGGACGTGGGCTGGGTCTACACTGTCCAG GAAAGCATGCGGTCCTATGCAGCCAATGTTTACACCACTGTGGTGGCCGAACTGACCCGTGGGCGGCAACGCCGCTTCATCGCTGTGGAGCAAGAATTCTTCCGGCTGTGGTGGGATGGTGTGGCCTCTGAGCAGCAGAAACACCAG GTTCGCCAGCTCCTGGATGAAGGACGCCTGGAGTTTGTTCTCGGAGGGCAGGTCATGCATGATGAGGCTGTGACCCACCTGGATGACCAGATCCTACAGCTCACAG AAGGACACGGCTTTCTCTATGAAACATTTGGGATCCGGCCACAGTTCTCCTGGCACGTGGACCCCTTTGGTGCCTCGGCGACAACCCCGACCCTGTTTGCCCTGGCAGGCTTCAATGCCCATCTCATCTCCCGGATTGACTACGACCTCAAGGATGCCATGCAGGAAGCCCAG GGGCTGCAGTTTGTGTGGCACGGGTCCCCATCCCTGTCAGAGCAGCAGGAAATCTTCACTCACATCATGGACTTTTACAGCTACTGCTCACCCTCACACATCCCCTTCTCTAACAG GTCTGGATTTTACTGGAATGGTGTGGCCGTCTTCCCGGATCCACCCCCAGATGGCGTGTATCCCAACATGAGTGAGCCGGTCACCCCAGCCAACATCCACCTCTACGCTGAAACTCTGGTGACCAATATTAAACAGAGAGCCACGTGGTTCCGGACTCCCCATGTCCTCTGGCCCTGG ggaTGTGACAAGCAGTTTTTCAACGCCTCAGTGCAGTTTGACAACATGGACCCCCTGCTGGAGTACATCAACAACCACTCTGCCCAGTATGGCATCTCGGTGCAGTACGCCACACTGAGCGAGTACTTCCAAGCCCTGCATGCCTTCAACATGACCTGGGGCATCCGTGACCACCATGACTTCCTTCCCTACTCTTCAG AACCACAGCAGGCCTGGACCGGCTTCTACACATCCCGCAGCACCCTGAAGGGGCTAGCAAGGCAAGCCAGTGCCATGCTGTATGCTGGGGAGTCCATGTTCACACGCTACATGTGGCCAGAGCCCCATGGGACTATGGACCCTACGTGGGCCCTGCAGCAGCTCCAACAGCTTCGCTGGGCTGTGTCTGAG GTCCAGCACCACGATGCCATCACAGGCACTGAGTCCCCCAAGGTGAGCAACATGTACACGGAACATCTAAGAATAGGGATGCTGGGCGTACGCAAGCTGATGGCCTCCATCGCCCTGGACAGATCCCCAGTGTCTGGCAAAG ACACAGGCCCTGAGGGATACTTTGTCTCTGTGTACAACCCGCTGGCCTGGAAGGTCACCACCATTATCACCCTGACTGTCGCTTTCCCCCACGTAAGCGTCACCGATGAGCTGCGCCACCCAGTGTCAGCACAG ATCCAGAACTCTACGAAGGACCCTTCTGCCTATGACCTGCTTATCCTGACCACCATCCCAGGCCTCAGCTACCGGCACTACCAAGTCAGGCGCACCCGTGGGGACCGGGCACACACCAGGGAACTGGTCGTCCCTACGGCCAGCACCCTCAAGTTTAGTCTCAAGCTAAGGAACCAGACCAGCCAGGAAGGCAGGCCCCTGGTGCCTGTGACAAATGACTGCTATACTTTGCTGTTCAACCAGGATACCAACATGTTACATAGTATTCAGGAGAG ACAGAGCAACCACACAGTGCGCATGACCCAGGAGTTCCTGGAGTACCAGGCCAACGGAGATGTGAAGCAGGGCCCCGTTTCTGACAACTACCAGTTTGCACCCAACCATACCGCTAAGCCTGCCTGGGAAGCAGTGGGGATGGAGATGGTGGCGGGCCCACTGGCAACCGAAATAAGGCAATACTTCTACAG GAATATAACAGACCAGGATTACACCTATGCAATCCACTCCCGTCTGGCCCATGTGCATCCAAGCCCCACTGGGGAGCTGCTCTGCCAACGGATAGAGCAGCAGTACCGAGTGGGCCCCCTGGAGCTGAACCGTGAGGCCATCCTGAGGACCAGCAGCGACCTAGACACCCAGCAAGTCCTCTACTCTGACAACAACGGTTACCAGATACAGCAGAGGCCCTACAAGGCTTTCAAGAGCAATCTTATCGCCCGG AATTACTACCCCATGGTACAGTCGGCCTTCATCGAAGATGACAAGAGCAGGCTGGTGTTGCTGGCGGAGCGAGCACATGGTGTCTCCAGCCAAGAGAACGGGCAGGTGGAG GTAATGCTCCATCGGCGGCTGTGGAACAACATGGCCTGGAACCTGCAATACAACCTCACGCTGAATGACACCTCCGTCGTGCACCCGGAGCTCTGGCTTCTGCTGGGGCCTAAACCCATCATGAGTGCCCTGCGCCCGAGGAGTGGGGTAGCACTGCAGCACAAGCCTGTCGTGTTGTTCAGAGAGCTGACGGATGAAGAAGCCCCCGTCCACG tcttctccatctccttccctgctgtctttttctttcttggtatgGCCCTGGATCACCGTGTTGTTTCAAGTGTTGGCAGCACACCATTTACAAGCCTGGCTGTCTGA